The following proteins are co-located in the Doryrhamphus excisus isolate RoL2022-K1 chromosome 15, RoL_Dexc_1.0, whole genome shotgun sequence genome:
- the prrg2 gene encoding transmembrane gamma-carboxyglutamic acid protein 2: MAASVMWIPVLSFLQIMHCSVSDRHTSGGSHLLDEQSANAFLSRSLLYNSWDFELLVPDNLERECAEEICTYEEAREVFEDNIQTDLFWDAYVESQGYAPGVDVSGLVAGILALLVCAVIATVLGVYFYKAKNKSGRRPVQMAQDGRPAPEMVPLATLPTPGLPSYNEALSRSGMHDAPPPPYSGGAPSEPADPADNE; the protein is encoded by the exons ATGGCTGCCTCAGTCATGTGGATTCCTGTGCTGAGCTTTCTGCAGATAATGCACTGTTCTGTTAGCGACAGACACACTTCAG GGGGTTCACACTTATTGGATGAGCAGTCAGCCAATGCCTTCCTGTCCCGCTCCCTGCTTTATAACAGCTGGGACTTTGAGTTGTTGGTGCCTGACAATCTGGAAAGGGAATGTGCCGAGGAGATTTGCACTTACGAAGAAGCCAGGGAAGTTTTTGAGGATAACATTCAAACG GACCTATTTTGGGACGCATATGTTGAAAGCCAgg GATATGCACCCGGAGTGGACGTGTCGGGCCTGGTGGCAGGCATCCTCGCCCTCCTAGTGTGTGCTGTCATTGCTACTGTGCTGGGCGTCTACTTCTACAAAGCCAAGAACAAGAGTGGCAGGAGACCAGTACA AATGGCACAAGATGGGCGCCCAGCCCCAGAGATGGTGCCCCTGGCAACCCTTCCCACCCCAGGTCTGCCCAGTTACAACGAGGCTCTGAGCCGCAGTGGGATGCACGATGCCCCGCCTCCACCTTATTCAGG GGGGGCGCCATCAGAGCCCGCAGACCCAGCAGACAACGAGTGA